The Deinococcus betulae sequence GTTTGACCGGCCGTCAACGCCCCTGCTCACTCGCCTATGCGCTGCAGAATCTGCCAGAGCGGTTCACCGCAGGCCTGCGCCAGTGCCGCAGCATTTTCCAGACTGATGCGGAATTCACCTCGCTCTACGCGTCCCACGAAGGTGCGGTCCAGGTGAGCGCGGGCCGCCAGCTCTTCCTGAGAGACCCCGAGTCGTAAACGACTCTGCCGGATGTGCTGCCCGAATGCCGTCGAAATCGGGGTACGTGAATCGTCCTGAGCCGTGCCACGGTTGCCTTCGGTGGCCATGCCCTCACGCTTGCAGGGCCACCGCCGACACTCTACGGCATATATGCATCAGAGTGAGGTATAGTGCAGCTGCGTCATTCAGGCGCTCAATCCAATTTCCTTTTCTTAGCACCTAGACCACCGCACCTTGACGCCAATCATTGGCCAAAGGCGGTGGTCGTTTGTTTTCAGGAGTTTGTCGTGTCAGTGGATTTAAAAGTCGTCCCCAAAATACCCCGTGGTTTCCATGCCTTCTTACTCGCTGACATTCAGGTTGACGATCCAGGCACAGGAGCCTACGTCGACGTGGTGTTTCAGGATGGCCAGCGCCATAGAGCACGAGCCAGCACTGAAGTGCTGCGTCTGGGATTAGTGATGCAGGGGACGCACCGAGCCACATTGCACTTCAGAACCAATCAGGATGGATATCTTCTTGAACCCCTCCACCTATACCGGTTGCGCTCCGCAAATCTTCCTCTTCCCAGCCAGACAAGAACGTTCTGGTCGGCGTTGGGCCTGCAACATGGGTCAGCACACAGCCTGACGGTTTATCCCGAACGCGCCAAAGCAACACCCTTTCAGGTGGTATTTCGCTGGGGTACAGAAGCGCCGTTCCCCAGTGGGAGCACCCTACATGCACAAGGACATCTTCAGGCTGGTCAACTTGTAGCTCTAAATGTTCAGGAAGCTGAACCTCAGCAGATTCCACATCGATGGCTCAACTGGCGAATAAGGTAGTTGCCAAACTTGAGATGTTGCCGATCTTGACGTCGCTTTGGAGAAACATATGATGAGAATACAAGAGCGCCTATTTTGGACTTCACCTCAGCCATTAGACCTATCTAATGAGCTCACTGAGCTGCCAAGCTTGGTCGCCTTAACCGATGAGGCAACAGAGTTTCTTCGACGACAAACATATTCCACGGCGATGAGCCGTGGGGGTCTGCTTTTCGGCTACCATGAACAAGACACCCTTCATATCGTGTTCGTCAGTTCAGTCGGCTCTCCACATTGGTACTCCAAGGATCAGCGTGAGCAACTCGACATCGATCATCGGTTTACGCTGGGGTGGAGTGAAGCTCTCGCTACCCTCTTTAGGGGCAGAATCGACTGGGTGGGCAATTGGTGGATTCACGACGACAATCTCTTAAAGGAGAAAACCAGAGACCGCCTCCTCTTTCGGATGGGGGTTCACTCTGGCCTTTTCGATGACCGTAACGTCTTCCTGGTTGCAGGTTGGGTAGAAACAGAGTTTCGCACACGAGTGTACCGTCGCTTATTTGAAGAGCATGATCAGCTTGTCACATCCTCGACGCACAGCGGGCCTACTGCTCAGGTCGTGAGAAAGTTACTGGAGCGATAACGGGCAAGCTGATGAGTATCTACAAAGGTGCAGTGCAGGATGACAGGATATAAAGGAAGCGAGCTTCAGGCTGTTAGTGGATATGACCGAGGTCAAACAGCGCGCCTGAGGCATAGCTATTTGGATTTATTTCCGGATCCGGGTGCGCCCAGAGCCGATATGGCCGAGCAGATAGCCCTGCACTATCACGTCTGAGGTGTGATAGGTCATGGAGGCGTATGCGGGACTTTCACTGTGAAGCGTGACAGTTCCGTTGTGGCGCTGCCAGCGCTTCAGGGTAGCAGTGCTATCTCCAGGAACCGCAACCAGAGCGACTTCGCCGTTGACCGGCTCCATGTTGGTGGGGTGGATAACAACATAATCGCCCGGATAGATACCAATGCCAATCATGCTGTCACTATGGACACGCAGGAGAAAATCACCGTCACGGACGTCGAGGACGTCTTGGATATGGGTAACATAGCCTTCAATGTGTTCCTCAACGTGATCTGGGACGCCGACGAGAACCTCACGAAGGATAGGGAGTGACAGGCGGATGTGGGGATTGGGCTGGCCAAGGTAGGCCCACCCTTCATTGGTAATGCGAATGATGGCTGTGTGCCGCTCAGCAGCATGGTACTGAGCGTAGCCAAGGTCTTGTAGCGCTTTGACATATATCCGAATGTTCTGGCGAGGTATGTTCATGATGTCAGCCAGAAGCCGTGTGGTGATGGTTTCGTTCTTGATTTCGAGTCGAGAGATTTCTTTAAGGACATCTTTCTGTCGGGCCGTCAACTCCTGAATCATTGCGTCACCTGACATAAGAGTGGGAGTTTAAAGAGGAGATTGCAACCCAGTACTTCTCGCACTGGGTTGCAATCCTTCCCTCAAGCAGTTACTTCTCCTGAGCGCCGAGTTCGGCCTCGCCAGCAAGCGTTTCAAAATCCGTGAATTGAATGGAGAGCGCGCGGATCAGCGGCCAGAGGTTGTCTAGATGGTCGCGATTGAAGCGATAGAAAATTTCCAGCTGGTTCT is a genomic window containing:
- a CDS encoding helix-turn-helix domain-containing protein → MATEGNRGTAQDDSRTPISTAFGQHIRQSRLRLGVSQEELAARAHLDRTFVGRVERGEFRISLENAAALAQACGEPLWQILQRIGE
- a CDS encoding LexA family protein produces the protein MIQELTARQKDVLKEISRLEIKNETITTRLLADIMNIPRQNIRIYVKALQDLGYAQYHAAERHTAIIRITNEGWAYLGQPNPHIRLSLPILREVLVGVPDHVEEHIEGYVTHIQDVLDVRDGDFLLRVHSDSMIGIGIYPGDYVVIHPTNMEPVNGEVALVAVPGDSTATLKRWQRHNGTVTLHSESPAYASMTYHTSDVIVQGYLLGHIGSGRTRIRK